The Rhizobium sp. WSM4643 genome contains the following window.
ATCGAGGCCTTCGCCGGTCTTGGTCGCGAACATCTGGTGGAGGCGAGGGCGGCCGGGCCGATTGCGCCGGCCGTCTTTCCAGCCTTCCTTCCGGCGACGCTTGCCGAACCGGTGCTCCTCAGGGCGCAGAAACGAGGCGCCTTGCTGTTCGACCGACCGCTGCAGCCGCCGCAATGGCGCCGCCAGCTGCGAATGGGACTGGCAGCAACCCGCCGGAAAATCTGATATCGGTCAAATTCGCGCAAGTCTCGCGCGTTACAAGGCTTCCACCGCTACCCTTTGAACGGAGACTCGGCGTGGGCATTATCGTCTGGTGCGTTCTTTTCGCCATCGTCATTATCATTGCTTTTGTAGCAACGCGCATGGCCGCGCAGAACAAGGAAGACGGCCTGCATGACACTGGCCTCGCCATCATCGAATTCGGTCGCGCCTTTCCGAACGAGGCGATCCGTCAGTTGCAGGCGACGGAAAACGGTCAGGCCGTCTTCGTGCGCCTGCATGACAACAAGGCGGGCTTCATGCGCAACATGTCGCGCCATTTCGCCTGCCATCTGATCGAGCCGGGTCGGGTGCGCGTCGTCGGCTCGGAGACGGGCCGGGGACTGGTGATCGACTTCCTCGATGCACCCTATCACAACGCTGATTTCGAATTCGCTTCAGCCAAGGAAGCCTCGGAGGTTTCGCTCTGGCTGCTCGGCAATTATATCGCCGAGCCGGATAAGGACCTGCCGACCGGCAATATTTCGGCGGCGAACAAGCAGTAATGCATGTCGCCCAAAAATGTGCAGCGGTTTTGGGAGGACGACATGCTAAAGGCAAAGACTTCAAGCGGGTCGCATGAACCGGTTCGGTGCGACGCGCTTGAAAACGCCGGTCAGGCGCTTTCGGCAAGCTTCGGTTCTTGACCGAGCCAGGTGCCGCAGTCGGCAAGGGCGCGGCGTGCGATCAGCTGCCGCTTCATGATCGTCTTGTCCTTGCCGCGGAAGCGCTTGACGCCTTCGGGCTTGACGATCGAGCCCGGCTGGAGTTCCGGAAACAGCCCGAAATTGATGTTCATCGGCTGGAACGATCGTTTGCCCGGCTCCTCGTGGGTGACCAAGTGCCCACCGGTGATATGACTAAGCAGCGAGCCGAGCGCCGTCGTCGCCGGCGGCAGCGAGATCGCCTCGCCCTTGCGTTCCGCGGCGGCGAAACGCCCGGCCAACAGCCCGACGCTGGCACTTTCCACATAACCCTCGCAGCCGGTGATCTGGCCGGCGAAACGCAGGCCGGGCCGCGATTTCAGCGTCAGCGACGGGTCGAGCAGGGTAGGCGAGTTGATATAGGTATTGCGGTGCAGCCCGCCGAGACGGGCAAATTCCGCATTTTCCAGACCCGGGATCATCCGGAAGATGTCCGCCTGCGCGCCATATTTCAGCTTCGTCTGGAAGCCAACCATATTGTAGAGCGTGCCGAGTGCATTGTCCTGCCGCAGTTGCACGACGGCATAGGCCTTGACCGTCGGATTATGCGCGTTCGTCAGCCCCATCGGCTTCATCGGTCCGTGGCGCAGTGTCTCGCGGCCGCGTTCGGCCATCACCTCGATGGGCAGGCAGCCGTCAAAATAAGGCGTACCCTCCCATTCCTTGAAGCCGACCGTGTCGCCTGATATCAGCGCGTCGACGAAGGCATTGTACCGCGCCTCGTCCATCGGGCAGTTGATGTAATCCTTGCCGGTGCCGCCAGGCCCGACCTTGTCGTAGCGCGACTGATACCAGCAGATGTCCATGTCGATGCTCTCGCGGTAGACGATCGGCGCGATGGCGTCGAAGAAGGCAAGCGAATCCTCGCCGGTTTCCACCTGGATGGCGCTCGCGAGCGACGGCGCCGTCAACGGTCCGGTGGCAACGATGGCCAGGTCCCAATCCTTCGGCGGCAGGCCGGTGACCTCTTCACGCACGACGGTGATCAGCGGGTGGTCATGGACGGCTTTGGTCACCGCCTCAGAGAAGCCATCGCGATCGACGGCGAGCGCACCACCGGCCGGTACCTGGCATCGATCGGCAGCGGCCATGATCAGCGAGCCCGCCATGCGCATCTCGGCATGGATGACGCCGACGGCATTGCTGGTCGCGTCATCGGACCGGAAAGAATTGGAGCAGACAAGTTCGGCAAGACCGTCGGTCTTGTGCGCATCCGTGCCGCGCACCCCGCGCATTTCATGCAGGATGACCGGAACGCCGGAATTGGCGATCTGCCAGGCGGCTTCCGAACCGGCAAGCCCACCGCCGACGACGTGGATAGGGGAATAGGAGATCGTGTTCATTCCGGGCTGATATCATGTCGGCCGGTGCGATCCAACACCCCGGAATCAAAAACGGCGCCTTGGGCGCCGTCTTGGAAGCATCGTACTCGCTATTAGCGGAACGAGCGGGATGCGATATTGCGGATGTCGTAGCGGCTAACGCCGATATCGGACAGGGTCTGGTTCGAAAGGCCGCCGAGTTCATTGAGCGTGCGACGGTAGCTGAGCCAGCTTCTTGCAATGCGGATCGGGTTCATTGTCTTCTTCCTATGTCCGCGGGACGGCGGGATCGCCTGTCTCTCTGCGGTTGATGTTTATATAGGCGAGAACCGTCCGATTGTGCAGTGCAAATAAAAGGCGTCTGCCATGCAATTGTGCACTATGATGCTCTTCAATTAAGCAGAGGATATTTTTTGAGCGGGCTAAACAAGCGGAAAACATGCAACCACCGCGGCCACCACGTGCAGACAAAAGAAAACGCCCGCTGTGTGTACAGCGGGCGTTTCAATCGAGAACAATCCTGCTTGGGAGGAGCAGCGATCGCCTGGAATTAGCGGGAAGAAGCCTCACGGGCAACGCGATGGATGTCCGAACGGTCGATGCCGAGATCGTGCAATTCGCGGTTGGTCATGCGGCCGAGTTCCGTGACGGTCTGACGATACTTGCGCCAGTTGTTGAAAGAGCGAGAGAAGTTCATGGTAAGCCCCTTTCCGAGGGTTTCATTCGCCAGCAGCCACCGATCGGCGCTGACCTCTGTTTGATGACTGGAATATATGTTGCGATGCGAAAGACTAAAACAGCCAAGTTTTCAGATCACCTATGCGAGACATGCAATGCTCAAAGGGTATTTGACGCAGACTTACCATTTTTTGGCCAACGAATAGGCAGAATGACTTTTGAGAAAGCGGTTCGATTTGGAGAGGCGAATGAAGTGCCATAGCAGAAAACGCTGCTTCCTCCGGTGATTCCGCTCGTCCATCCGCTGCAAAGAGGCGTTCCGCTTCGGATTGGAAGTCGCCCACCCATTCGCGGGGTTGGTGGCGCGGCGTGACGACAATGTGGCATGACGGCGCCCTGCGACGAAAATCCTCTTACCGCCAAGGCCTTAATGAAGCTCTGGCTATACAAAAACGCCCGCCGGGGGAGGATCCGGCGGGCGTGTTATGGTGACTGACAACTGGGAGGAGGAGTGTTGCCAGTCTATCGCAGCGCGCTGGGAGGAGGAGTGCGCGGCTGCGAATCTCGTCACGGACAATGCATCCGCGGGCGTCCGGCTGATGCCGGGCCGGGGCGCCATCCCCGTGCTTTGATGTGTTGATCAATAGTATGACTAATGAATATTGTGCAGTGCAATAGATTCATGCCGGATATGCGAAATACGCATATCTCTCCGTCCATAAGCTTATATTAGCGCGTCTGGCGTTAGCGGCTGGTTAACACTCGGTACTATTTAGACCAGTGAGGAACTTGTATGTTTGTTGCAGAGCGTTTTGCGAACACCGGTCCTGCGTCTATAACGGCGTGAGCCGCAGGCGCAGTCGGCGTTGCAGAAATAAGGGGTAGGGCATGTATCGCGGCAGATTGGAGCGGGATCTCTCGCTCTGGGTAGGCAAAGGCCTGCTCAGGCAGGAAACGGCGGGTGCGCTTCTCGCCGAATATGATAGCCGCCCGGCAAGCTTCAGCCTCGGCCGGGTGCTGATGGCGCTGGCGGCGGTGCTGCTTGCCGCTGCCATTCTGTTGGTCGTCGCCTCCAATTGGGAGGCCATCCCGCGCCTCGTCCGCGTCGGCGCCATCCTTGCCCTGATCTGGGTCGTGCACATCGCCGCTGCCCGTCTGCTCGCCCGCGGTGCGACGGCGGCGGCAGGAGGGTTGCTGGTCATCGGCGCGATGAGCTTCGGCGGCGCCATCTCGCTGGTCGGCCAGATGTATCATCTCTCCGGCGATGAACAGACGGTAATGTATCTCTGGTTCGCCATCGCGACGATCTCGGCGATCCTGTTCCGTTCGGGCGCAGTGGCCGTCGTCGCGGGCTTCCTCTCCTGGGCGTCGTTTGCCCTCTATCTTGAGAACCACGACACGCATTGGATAGGGTTCGATCCCTGGATGGCGCCTCTCATGGCGGCAATCGTCATCGGGTTGGTGCGTTATACCGGCGCCGAGCGGGCCCGCCATCTCGCCTATCTGCTGCTGATCGGCTGGCTCGCCTGGCTCTACACTCTTTATGAGGAGATCGCCGTGGCGCTTGCCTTCGCGATCGGCGGCATGGCGGCCTTCGTGCTGACGGCGTTGCCGCTCCGGCCTATTGCCTCCCTGGTCAGGAGCGCCGGCGCGGCCCCGGCCTTCTACAGCTTCCTTGTCGCCGGGATCGGCTTGCTGCTGCTGCATATCGAGATCGAGGACGGCTGGCGGCTGGTGGTGCTCGGAGTGGCGACACTTGCCGCTTCGGTGCTGGCGATTGCCCTGCATGGCAGGGATAATGGCGCGGTGCGTTATCTCGCTTATACGATTTTTGCCGCGGAGATGCTCTATCTCGCCTCCGTCACCGTCGGCTCGATCCTCGGCACGTCGAGCCTCTTCCTTTTCTCCGGTCTCGTGGTGGCACTTGTCGCCTGGATCGTCATCCGTCTCGAGCGGCGTTTTTCGGCGAATGCACAGGGGGAGGGCGCATGAACTCGTTCATGTCAAGGCTGCAATCCGGCAAGGGCTATCTGCTTTCGGCGATCATCGTCGCCAGTCTGCAGACCCTGATCCTCGGCACGATCATCCAGAGCCGGGCGTCGATCCTCAGCGATGGCGCTGAAGTGCTGCTGAAGACGGCGCCCGTCGATCCGCGTGATTTCCTGCGCGGCGATTATGTCGTTTTGAACTACGACATTTCCTCTGTGCCGGTGCAGACGGTCTCCGGCGGCATTCCGGCAGAGCCAGGCGAACGCGTGCTATGGGTCCGGTTGAAGAAGCAGGAAGACGGTTTCTGGACGGTGATCGAATCGTCCTTTCACGAACTGCCTCCGCAGCCGGAGACCGTGATCCTGCGCAGCCAGCCATTTTATAGTGGCGGACTTGCTGCCGGCGACAGCATGCGTGTCGAATACGGCATCGAGCGCTACTACGTTCCAGAAGGCGAGGGCAAGCCGATCGAGGAGGCCCGCAATGACGGCAACGTCGCCATCGCAGTGCGTGTCTCGCCTGATGGAAGCGCACAGATTCGCAGCCTTCTCGTTGACGGCAAGCCGGTTTACGACGAGCCGCTTTACTAATCTCGTCGCACTTCGGGGCAGGGCGGCTCCAGGGCCGCAAATGCCCTGTCATTTGCCGTTCATTTTTCCTTTGCCTCGACCAAATCGGGTGATATAGAGACGCCGCGCTCCGGAAGGCCTCATGCGCAGGCATAGGCATGCGGTTTTGTGAACGCGGGTATGGTGAAATTGGTAGACACGCCAGATTTAGGTTCTGGTGCCGCAAGGCGTGGGAGTTCAAGTCTCTCTACCCGCACCAAGCTGTTTGCAGGCGGGAGACTGAAATCGGTTGGCTTAGGGCAGCCGAGAGTTGTCCCGAATAGCCCGCGAGTGCCGTTCCCCTTTGGGCGGAATGATACAGGAATTGGGAAAAGCCACGCGCGGCAGGATCGCCGGCGTCGTGCTCATCGAAACGAACGGCGTCTGGGCACGGCCGCCACGAAATGAAGGTAGGAAGACATGCAGGTTATCGAAACGCTCGCTGAAGGGCTGAAGCGCGAAATCAAGGTCGTTATCCCGGCCAAGGACATGCAAGACAAGATGAATGAGCGTCTTGCCGATGTGAAGGACAAGGTTCGCATCAACGGCTTCCGTCCGGGCAAGGTCCCTGCCGCTCACCTGAAGAAGGTCTACGGCAAGTCGATCATGGCCGATCTCGTCAACGAGATCGTCCGCGAGCAGCCGGCCGCCATCCTGTCCAGCCGCGGTGAGAAGTCGGCCACGCAGCCGGAAATCGCCATGACGGAAGACAAGGACGAAGCCGACAAGATCCTCGCTGCCGAGCAGGATTTCGAATTCACGCTTTCCTATGAAGTGCTGCCGCCGATCGAACTGAAGTCGGTCAAGGGCATCAAGGTCACGCGCGAAGTGATCGACATCTCGGACGACGAAGTC
Protein-coding sequences here:
- the trmFO gene encoding methylenetetrahydrofolate--tRNA-(uracil(54)-C(5))-methyltransferase (FADH(2)-oxidizing) TrmFO codes for the protein MNTISYSPIHVVGGGLAGSEAAWQIANSGVPVILHEMRGVRGTDAHKTDGLAELVCSNSFRSDDATSNAVGVIHAEMRMAGSLIMAAADRCQVPAGGALAVDRDGFSEAVTKAVHDHPLITVVREEVTGLPPKDWDLAIVATGPLTAPSLASAIQVETGEDSLAFFDAIAPIVYRESIDMDICWYQSRYDKVGPGGTGKDYINCPMDEARYNAFVDALISGDTVGFKEWEGTPYFDGCLPIEVMAERGRETLRHGPMKPMGLTNAHNPTVKAYAVVQLRQDNALGTLYNMVGFQTKLKYGAQADIFRMIPGLENAEFARLGGLHRNTYINSPTLLDPSLTLKSRPGLRFAGQITGCEGYVESASVGLLAGRFAAAERKGEAISLPPATTALGSLLSHITGGHLVTHEEPGKRSFQPMNINFGLFPELQPGSIVKPEGVKRFRGKDKTIMKRQLIARRALADCGTWLGQEPKLAESA
- a CDS encoding DUF1127 domain-containing protein; amino-acid sequence: MNPIRIARSWLSYRRTLNELGGLSNQTLSDIGVSRYDIRNIASRSFR
- a CDS encoding DUF1127 domain-containing protein, which produces MNFSRSFNNWRKYRQTVTELGRMTNRELHDLGIDRSDIHRVAREASSR
- a CDS encoding DUF2157 domain-containing protein, yielding MYRGRLERDLSLWVGKGLLRQETAGALLAEYDSRPASFSLGRVLMALAAVLLAAAILLVVASNWEAIPRLVRVGAILALIWVVHIAAARLLARGATAAAGGLLVIGAMSFGGAISLVGQMYHLSGDEQTVMYLWFAIATISAILFRSGAVAVVAGFLSWASFALYLENHDTHWIGFDPWMAPLMAAIVIGLVRYTGAERARHLAYLLLIGWLAWLYTLYEEIAVALAFAIGGMAAFVLTALPLRPIASLVRSAGAAPAFYSFLVAGIGLLLLHIEIEDGWRLVVLGVATLAASVLAIALHGRDNGAVRYLAYTIFAAEMLYLASVTVGSILGTSSLFLFSGLVVALVAWIVIRLERRFSANAQGEGA
- a CDS encoding GDYXXLXY domain-containing protein, translated to MNSFMSRLQSGKGYLLSAIIVASLQTLILGTIIQSRASILSDGAEVLLKTAPVDPRDFLRGDYVVLNYDISSVPVQTVSGGIPAEPGERVLWVRLKKQEDGFWTVIESSFHELPPQPETVILRSQPFYSGGLAAGDSMRVEYGIERYYVPEGEGKPIEEARNDGNVAIAVRVSPDGSAQIRSLLVDGKPVYDEPLY